The genomic interval caatgtgactttaaacccatcaaaaataaaaaagattggactgatttattttgatacaattctTGCTAAGTTGTACTTTGTTactgtttaattgtttttataagaaacttACCTGCTTACTTAAGTTCTTGCCGAGTTATTGTATCTCTGacatttcataaaattacatacCGGTAAaatttctcatatattttatacaatataccttttatcttttctttGATCAGCATGCACCAGGAGTGCCAAAAATCCTTGTAGGAAATCGTCTTCACCTTGCCTACAAACGTCAGGTCAGTGAGGGAGAGGCGGAGGCATATGCTGTTAAGAATGAAATGGCATTTTTTGAAGTTAGCCCACTATGTGATTTCAATGTGACAGAATCATTTGCTGAATTATCTCGAGTTGCCATAAAGAGAAATGGAATGACTAGGTCATGGGGCGGCCATAAAGGTATGTCCACTTTTTCTCATTCAATATAGATGAAACTTTTTTCCCCCCAGAATTTCGATATAAATAGCGTAATTAGTATTTCCAGTTACTGTTTTCACATGTTTTTTTATCTCACTGAATTCACTTTCAACCTTAAAATAGACAGTAACAACCCTGTTGAAATAGAATGTTCATCGTTTAAACCAAGAACCAGGACTCAAACTAAACCAGTATCAGCTAGGTAAGTGCCTAGCAACTGATTCTACCACTCTACCAAATTGCTACAACCCACCAAAAAATTGCACTATTAATGCTGATAAACTTGGCAATAGCACCACCTTGATGACAAGTGAAATATATATCACAACACTGATTATATGTGTGGGAAGATGAAAAGAGTactttaattgtaaaataaaaatctggATTTTATACACTTGTTAGTGTATTGtttaattaacaaaaatactTCTTCAATGCATCATAATTTAACTGTTAATCTAAGTAGATTTTGTAGCCtcataaatatgaaataactCTTCGGAATTATATTTTTCAGCCCTAAGCCTCCAAGAACTAGCATGTCGGACAATTGTATCGAGTACCACAATATATGGTATAGAACAGCTGCCATTGCCACAAACACTTAAAAATCATCTCAAATCATATGCTCTCACTAACAAGACTCGTGCAAGGATGCTCAGTTTCATCCATAGAGACACGAAAGATAAACACAAAAAGACAAAGTTTCTCAACCCAACAGATTCTCCCCCAGCCCACTGCAGAAAGAGTTGTGTGATTAGCTAGTATAGTGTACGCATTATCTCAGACAGTTTTGGGTAAATGCAGGAGCATTCCAATTGATAAAAAAATCTCATGCTTTTGGAATATCTTGGATCTTTTGGTGCAGTGTAAGTGCAGAAAAAAAGTTGTGCTTGAGTATGAATGTGCTATTGTTAGGTATCTTCATCCTGATAGCAAACACTACAGTGCTGAATAGATCAATGGATAAAGATCACAAAAATGAGTCACTTGGTTAAAGATTGCTTACTGGCGTAGAAAACtgcattttcataataatatttaAGGCCTTTAGCATGAGCATTTTGCTGCATTCTTAATAGATTAGTCATGTTACTGTTAGGAGTGTACAATACTTTATCAGACTATATAAAGTCGcctcattttgtgttttaaaagtttttgtgaaaagaaaaatataggtTTGATTT from Mercenaria mercenaria strain notata chromosome 2, MADL_Memer_1, whole genome shotgun sequence carries:
- the LOC123565027 gene encoding ras-related protein Rab-40B-like yields the protein MSLHTEPRSPGPGSPKPYDCLLKFLLVGDSDVGKEELLGGMDNGSSESPYSASSCGIEYKTTTILLDGRRVKLMLWDTSGQGRFCTIFRSYSRGAQGILLVYDITNKWSFDGIDRWIKEIDEHAPGVPKILVGNRLHLAYKRQVSEGEAEAYAVKNEMAFFEVSPLCDFNVTESFAELSRVAIKRNGMTRSWGGHKALSLQELACRTIVSSTTIYGIEQLPLPQTLKNHLKSYALTNKTRARMLSFIHRDTKDKHKKTKFLNPTDSPPAHCRKSCVIS